Part of the Vigna angularis cultivar LongXiaoDou No.4 chromosome 1, ASM1680809v1, whole genome shotgun sequence genome, TCGGATTCCTACGATATATGTTTATCTAGTTATATACTATGAAccttatttaataatatattgtttttttataaatataataaaatatgtatatataaatattttctaaaccaatttcaaaacaatatatatatattacaaaatgataaaattaccattatttgaattttgttttcaaatttgaatatagtaaatgataaaaaatcaatttagtacCAAAagtattgatatattttatttttagcacaataaaaaaaatccagtCCTATTACAATACAAGAGTAAAAAGTTTTCTAAACATAATTacagtttctttttctttttaaaaacacataaaaattacTACAAATCAACCACactttaaattgttttaaccattcatagaatttaaataaaattgacaaaactaaaatttatatattaagacTATCATTTTTCTTTACACGTATGAATATTATGCTAAACTAATGCTTTCTTTATCAacagtaaaattaaatatgaatctAGGACCacttacttaatttttttttctttaatattttttactatattatagtgaaattttatagattaaatatgttttttattcttcGACTTATAGTGAAAATTTGAATTAGTCTCTCTTTAAAACTTTCATCTAATTTGATCTTTCAAGTTTATATACATTTTGTGGATTTAGTCCTTTCAATCAAATtatgttaggtttatttgatgtttcaattGCGCTTGATGatgaaatttgaataaaatttagttaaataaaaaacatgtctgaaacatcaaataatttttttaaaatttagttaaaaaaattaaattcatgcATTTCTAAAAATGAATGACTAAATTGatccaaaattttgaaaatagactaattttaactttcataaaaagttaaaagataaaaaatatatttaactaaaattttattagtaGTCAATTTGAGTTTTGTCTATAATAATATAGCTTGATATGTTAATGATAACCAATGTGTTAATTTGGGTTTTATCTATAATAATAAATctaactcagtacatatttagataaatttatacactcttaaagagaaaaaaaaatgtaacttttcTTTAAACTAAAAAGAATCTGCAAAATCTTTCGTATAaattttttctaagtttttatttttaacttagaataaaaattttaattttatagaattttttcCTGTAactatttatgtaaaaaaaagttcaaacaAACTCTTAAACATTTATGTTGGACTTAGGCTTGATATCCCTTTGGATGACTAACTTTTGATCCTACGAGctaaattcaattcaattttgttGTGTATGAAAAATTAGAATAAGTTTAAGACCTACAAAATAGTTGATAGTAATTTTCAAAGATGGTACTCAATTATAGAATTTGATATATGTTATTACATTAAAAACCACTAGGTGCCTCCTTAGTAGAGAGCTCTAGGGCACTTGGTATTGGGCGCCTCCTTCTGCTAGATGCGTTCCAAGTCAAAGAACATCAGAGGTTCTAGTGTTGGGTGCTCCaagagaagaagttgaagtcTTTTTgagatatatttatatatttatatataaatacttaatATCCTCCCAACTCTTTTATATcttatcttttgaaaaactttcatgCATGTTTTGGATTTGGATACTTTACATCTTACATTTTGGGAGATTTTAAGGACTTTGTATACGTGTCCTTACGTGACTTGATATCATAAAtgttcatttatatattaatagtttCTTTACACTAATATAAGATGTTACAACTTATAcgaaaaatacttttattgtataattttttttttctcacagataaatttattattattttttatcttaaagatttttattataaaattgttaaaaatttcaaaacatttaataagtattattaatgtttaagcttaaagtttttattatgtattttagtGTTAAAAGGCATAACATTTATTCATTATCACtgttaacttattttataaattaattcatCTAACACTAATTCAtctaacattaaattaaattattaatatacttTAGATccattaactaatttttttaatttttgttagttataagaaataaaataaaaaattccctttttctcatttttaaggGTCAAGTCAGTGCACCCTAAAAAGGATGAAGCATGATTTTTATAACCCATGAGTTAACTATGCAATCCACTCTTCTAACCTGTTTTTAACGAATTGGAGACAAGGGCAAAACGAACCAATACATAGTTAAAAAACTATCCCTGCTTTTGTACCCATTTCACACAAACCACAAAAAAGCATATTCTTTGATTGGAGAAACGGTTAACTTAGTTTAATATCTGACAACCAACAAGTATTCTAtgatcaaatattattttcagttttGCTATACATTTTGtctgattttcttttcaaataaagttaagtatTCTTGATAAAAAAACGATAATGACAATGGGTAAAATTCATATGGACAAAGATATGGCAAAGTAACATTACAAGTAAACATGTACAGGTTAGGACAAAAGAATTGAAGTTAGGATGCCTCACTAAACAAGATATACATGTCATGAAAAGCTAGGTAATATTattggagaaaaagaaaaatcttctGTTGTGGTCACGATGCCTTTGGAAGAAACTAGTTTCCACAACTTGATGCCTGAAGATTACTTCAATTACCAGTAACAGGAGCAGAACCACTACCTTGCCTGGTTCTTGGAATAATTATAGGCAAGCAACACACCAAAACAAATAGTAACTCCATCATGAAAGCCATCATTGCGATCCATACAAATATGCCCATCTTCCAACGCCATAAGATTCTCTTGATTAAGGGAAGTTCTGATTCAATAATAACTGATGAATCATATATTTGAGGAATGCCAGCACCAGGTGGATATTCTGCTCGGTGCTCTAGTGTTACTTTTAAGCATGAAGTAGGTACATTTCCTTCAACGAAACCTCTCAGCTTGACATTCAGTGTCTGGGTTTCTGATATAAAACCAGTGACAAGTGGTACAATCTTGAGGAATGTCATCATTAGCCGGATAGGCTCGCTTATGAATTTTAACATGCAAGGTTGGGTCGCAGTCCAAATTGTTTTGCCATCAAAGGACAAGAAGTCTACCTTGATCTACAAAATAGACAATTCAAAGAAGAATTCGTAAGCAACAGGAACCTATGAAGTATGAATGAACTGCAATTATCATCAATCACCATCACAGTTCAGATTTTTAACCAGAACAATACAAGAAAAAGGAAATGGCAATGTTAAACAAAAcgaaattattaaagaaatcaTGATCACGCAATCAAAGAAAACTGATTCCTTCTTTGCCTAATTAATGCAAGTAACTGCTATTTTACAGCATAAACACCACAATGATAGGAAATATAGTACGTAGAAAGACAAAAAGAATCACTTGAGTTATAAGTTTTAGCTTTTATGTAAAGGGCAGTGAAGTGTCGTCATCTCTAACACAAGTACATGACATTCACGTGAATACCACACTTGGCATATATCGCAGAAGAGGATTGTGCTGATAATTCTCTACCCTGTTGTCACccattaaaatttaacaatgaGGGCACCAGGGATTGGACTCTCTAAGCCAGTTCAACTCCTACCAAGCAAGTTGAATGGCTGAAAAATCTTTTGATGACCAAGAGCAGCACCGATCTACACAGCCACAGTACAAGCTATTGAACTTGTTCAAAGAAACTAATTCATAAAGCACTAGCACCCGGTTGGAATCATTTATTCTGTCCAAACTCCAATCCATATACTCGTATAAAgccaaaaataaacaaataaataaataatctagAATTAAAGCAAGCACCCGGTTGCCACTCAAATGCTACAGAACTATCTTCAAAAGTATAAACACTATAACCACAACCATCAAAGATCCCCATACTAACACTACACGTTTATACTAGAGCAAGTAAAACATCATGCAAGAAGTTCATGTAATTCTCTggattaattaaaatgaatcaGATAAGTGATAAGTACCTGAAAGATGCCAAGGTTTGTGTTGTATTCTGACTCTGGCACCACTAATGAAACAGCGACCTGCACCTTCTGATTAGCAGGTATAACCCTTCTACCCATCCGACTTACAACAGCAACGTTCGTTCCAGAATCATGCCCGCTCCTAACATTATCACAAGACATCACAGGCACCAAAGCAAAAGGACTCTGCTTGGTGTAATCGAAGTTAAAACCCTGACTCATCTGAAAAGGCTTCTCAACCAAACTCTTCACGAAAAACCCACTCACCACTAGAGAACAAACGAAAAGAGCAAACAAAATGCAACAAACATAGACCGACCACAACAATCCCCATCCACACCTAAATGCAACATTCCACAAAGACTTGTGCTCTTTTAACCAGTCCTGAGCTGAAGAACCAATGCACCCACAAACACCACACAACACTCTACCCAAAATATCCACCAACAATCCTTTCCCCTTTCTAATTGCTCCAAAAGGGTCCATAAAAAACATGAAAGCGTGTACCGTAAGCCACACTGGGcatttcactaacacaaaaaaaGCATTGATTTGAAACACAATTGCTCTAATAACCAACCCAGTTATATAATCGAGCAAGTTAATAGGGGAATTACCGAATACCACGGCCGAGTCCGCGAAATCGGTGGTTCTGTCGTCATTCTCGGCGGTGGTTAACGTCGATTCCTCATTCCCCTCTTCGCTGGCAACGCTTGGAGATGGAGAGGAACGAAGTTTCTTTTGATTCGAATCGCATCTCTCGGGGGAATCCTCGTTTTCTTTCGGAGTTTCGAGGTTTCGATCGCTCCGAAGGTTTTCTCCGGGAACGGTGGACGAACTGTCGTCGGAACAGGTCTTCTTGGGCTCCCTAGCCGGAGAATGACGTCGGGTCGAACGACGGCGGACTGTGGTCGCCGGAGTTGGGGAGAGTGGGTTGAGGTCGGAAAGAATGGAAGCCTCAGCGGAAGATTCCGGCGAAGTATCAGCGGTAGCGGGGCAATGGTTGAAGGGGCAGTGCGGTAGAGCGTCGAGGAAAACGTCGTCGTTTTGGTCGTTTTGGTTGTTTGGGCCTTGAAACGATGAGTCCATTGAAGATGAAATGATGGAATATTGAACTTGAGAGGCTGGGTCATTTTGAAGCCACCAAATTCAGAATTTGCTTTCTGAAAAAGGAAAGCATATTTctaagaaaacaacaaaaatattatatttcaaaacaaacacaaaaagctagtggttttctttttttaaaaaaaaattacacgtTTTTTGCCACCAATTTTTCTAGGATAAACTAATAAACATTTcctctaaaaataaaaagaagtgtACTTACACTTTAAATCTCTTTTGATTTCTCATGTTTGAGTAGTTAATTTATAACACAACTCACACGTTCTCAGGAGAAAGCAGCATATActtattaatattcaatatgaaaataaaatacagtATTTTCATGatgattaacattttttttgtaatttactttTTGATATTCTATTTTGCATTTTCATTGAATGACGctttatatttcaataatttaggTGAATGAAttactaactttaatatttttctctcttttatgaTGATTGTTTGTTttccatattttttataatgttatagGATGTATAAccttaagattttttttttatttgaaaaaatattaaaatgtttaagaCCTTAGTAAGTTTTCAggatatataaatatagttacTATTCCATATCACGGATGcactttaaatattaatattttccaTATCGTAAGTAAGttcattcataatttttgttaccaacaaattttttgtaacattcatttttcaaatatattgatATGAAAATAAGTTCATATGAGAGTCACACAAATCAAAcacattcttattttttttagcctttatgtaaaataaaatcctttatattttatagcaaggaaatgtatatttattaatcttttcattttcatgtcACGAGAATGATCAATAACATAGATAGTTCGTTTGGGACAGTCAATTGTTATGGATGAAAACAATGAGTGTCTTGTGAAAATTTGTCAAAGATTAAAAGGCAGATAGATTGgataagaaatataattattctaatatGTACTTGTTTTATTTGAGgttttcaaaatcaattcaTAGTATTGAAAAGTgtactttatatataaaaagaattaaagaaaTGGATAGAAAATggtaattttgtttcaaaatgaAGAGATTGAACCTTCATTTCAGccaacaaaattttgaaataatattattttttaaaataaaaattagctatttaattaatgtgaaagtttatatttatttgttcacattatttttcaaattattattctttttcattataatattcacatttaataaaaacaagagaaagtAGCGGTGAATATATTAGAACCTTATTGAAGACGGTAAGGTAATGGAATGCAATAGATTTGCCAACAAAAAGcattacatgtttattttctgatCTACAATCTTTTTTCTAATCTAGCCCTATTAGAATTCTCCAGAAGAACTGCTTTGAAATTCTTAAAAAGGACTAAGTTAAGAATTAAGAGAGTAAAGCATATATAGAAGAACATGAACCTTCTCTTCAAATGGCATAAATTTGTGCTGCTTCTACTTCAGTTTCTGAGCCGGAGTTTGATCTACTCATGAATGTGTTCTTCTTCCTGCCTATTTGATAACGTTTACTCTTGAGCACATAGTACGTCATAGCACCAAGAACACCAACCATTGTAACTCCCCCAACAACAGTGACAAGTATTGCAGCCCACTTGTGATGCCTACCAAGTACTATATAAGACGCTGATATGAATGCAACAGTGGTGCATATAGATGCTAGCCACATCATCTTATTGATCACCTTCACGACCCTCATCTCAGACTTTGTTCTCCCTCTCACAAGGGTGATCTGAACTACCACAACAGCCAGTGACGTGAAAAGCGCAACGGAATTGCACAAAAAGAAGACTTCAAAAGGTATTGTGCCTTCCATCACTGCCGCCCCAGTATCAAAATCTCCACCGGGAACACTGAAAATGGCAGCAAATGCAAGCGCCGCAAAGAGAACTGCAACCACCGTTACTGTGTTGGTGGCATTGTTGATACCTGCTCTTTGCAACTTCCGTAGCTCCATGGCGATTCCGTTAACGTTCATGTTGGTTTTGCGAGTTTGTTTGAGCTGTGAGCGAACGTCATTTCTAATTTGCGTCACGGTGTTCCTGATGGGCTCATCCCTTGGCTGGTTCAGATTGTTCGCATTAAGTGCCCCGTTAAGAACTAGGGAACCTCTTATCTGTAATATTTCTTCTGATGGTGGAAGGGATTGAGCAATATCAAGAGCTGTTTTGTGGTCCCTTGTTAAGGCATTCACGTTCGTGTCTGGAAGAAGCAATAGCTCATTCACTATCTGCGTTAAACTAACATATCATAGGAGTTTATTCTCTCTGCATTATCATTCTAACAATTTTTACATCATCACATAATCAAAGatcataattaataaacatatcatgaacataaataatattttcaactGATATATAAAGTTATATTCAAACATGTTTTAAGAATAATAGCAATATCTTGTCGAGTTATTCAGGCATTGTACAAACCTCTACCCTCTTTTTCCTTGTGGCTATGTGCAATGCAGTATTGCCAAACTTATCTGGCAGCATGACAATTGCTGCATCAGCTCGAAGAATGCTCTTCACTGCTTCACAACTCACACCCTTCACAGCCATGTGCAGTGCAGTTTGGCCTTTCTTATCAGTTCTTCTAGCAAGTTGTTTATCCTTCGCGAGCAACAAATTTACAACATCAACATGTCCCTGGCGGGCAGACAAATGAAGTGCATTCTTTCCGTTTGATCTAGATAATTCTATTTGATTAGGGTCACGTGACAGCAAAAGTTCAACAACACTCGTATGCCCCCCAGTGGCTGCAGATATAAGAGGGGTTGCATTTGATCGGGTAACTGTCTTCATAAGCCCCGGATCATATTCTAGTAGCAGCTTAACAATAGCTGCAAAAATGGAATTAGTTCTCATTAGCTATTGAAGGTTTGGTAGATATAGCCTAcctaatgagaaaaaaattgtattttctcAGTGTTTTTAGTCCTAATCATCAACAAAGATTAGCACCAACTAAAAACATTTGTTACACAAATTTCAAGGTAAAAACTCAAATTCCAACCTAAAATTTGCAGTCATGTTTTGTCCTAAAGAGCATACTCTTCTAGCTGTTAGTTATTTCTGGTCACATggtaaaaatattacttttttcaGAGGCAGGGAAGAAGATAGAAAATTAACAATAGAGGTGAATATTTGATTAGGTTGAGGTTGTTAATTACATACATAAGTGACCACGGCTAGCAGCAATGTGAAAGGCATCAAACCCTAGATCATTCTTCAACGAAATCCCTTCGGTAGAAGAATATAACAGAATATCTCGGACCACATCAAGGTGCCCTTTATCAGCGGCAATGAACAACGCCGTCTCTCCCAACTCATTCACATCATTCACAATGGCAGACCTTATGGCCGCAACCTCCGCATCGAAATCGCAGCTGCTCTGAGTCCTTACCATCTGGGCATCGATCACGTCTATAATCTCCCTCACGGCCGCCGAGTCGCCTCGCCGTGCCGCCAGGTGGAGCTCGGTGTCGTTGTGGCGCCCCGTCACCTGCCTGACGTACCTCTTCTGGCCAGCGACGGGCTTGGAGGACGAAAGGGACTTGCTGGAGTTGGAAACCAGAAGAGCGTTCCCGGAAGATGAGAGGACCAAAGTGGCTTTCTTCGGAGTGTTGGGTTCGTGTTGATTAACATTATCTTCAACCTTCGTTCTATCCATGAATAATAAACAGTGATGAAATGAATCGAAGGAGCTATGTCATTCACAATCATGTGTTCCTTTCATCATGAGTCAGTGGCGACACAAGAAACTTAACCTTTAGATCCGTACTATAAGCAAAGCGACGCAATGCATGTGATCTCAACGCAGGGAGAAAGCATGCTCTTCTCTTTTCCCTAAGAAATGCACTCGTGTTAGACGTGGAAAAAACTAAACTAGActctaacaaaaatattattttgtgtaAGAATAGTGTTAAACAAGATATATTACTCTAATACACAAGTACAAAAATATCGTCGTTATTTTTTAGCCTTTTATGTCTTTGAGGTCGACGTCACATCGAAAGACGTTAAATTGAtatcgaattttgttaatattcgaccttaaataaatttttttgttttttttttgtattttataaagcatgaattATGAAGGTGTAGtataatatcaacaacaaacaacgtaaagaaacaataaacaagttcaaacaAACAACGTAAagaaacaataaacaagttcaatcaaacaagaacaataaacaagttcaaccaaataactaacaacaaacaagttcaacaaaaaacaacaacaaacaatttcaacgaataagtttttcaaaacgaaaacgaaaacgaaaactaaccttcaaaaggtgggttcgtcggaataaagtgtttccaCCGGTGACAAAGAaaacagaatgcgcctatgaaggacaagaacacgaaaacaacggtcaaaacaaacgaaaattatgcataaagtagttaattaataacatgcatttgtatcaaatgaaagaaagattacatgtgatggtcgtcaaacttcgttcgagaaaagtttgaaaagagaagagggtctcgtgCGCTAAGATagagtgaatgaattttcaatctcccgctcaaattaaaAGGGAAAAACTtttggctgacaaataatacgtcaaAGCTCCTACAAAATTCTACGtattatatgtggtttaaaaaaaaagaaaaaaagaattaaaaagggttACTTTTTGGCTCCTGGCTGATAAATGATATCGAAGCAGTTACGGTTAGAccgtattatttgttgtttaaaagaaaaaagaaaaaaaaaaataaaaagggtcACTCTTTGGTTTCTGACTGACAACGTCGAATTGAATGGGGGCTTCGACgttctacaattgcatttatttacaaaaatgtcaccggtcatttttaatgttggttATTCAGTGATTAGAAGTTGAACGCggacgttatacgttgtttttgcactagtaaTAATTGATAGTTTTCTTTAGTACGATTCTTATGAACTTAATATATCACATAGGGGCATTATATATTTACAACATTTGTGTCTTACAAACCTCTTTTATGTAGACTTAATGTATGAAAAGTGTAATGCAAACTTCATAAATATCAATTCGagatatattcaaattatatataaatacttcATCTCACacatcaatttataaaatttaattaagtctataatgttacattttaataatacgtataaataaaaatttacattatcaatcaataaaatatcattatcaatatttaatGATAAGCATTTTAATACTTGccaaattaatcataaaaattttaatatagagATTGATTTGGTAAGAGTATGTTCAAAATCTGAACAAAATTGTCATAGTATAAAGTTAATTACTCTTTATGATTGTGTGGTGAAAAATGGTATGATAACTTACAAAGTAAATATTGTTTAATCCTCTTATTTAGTGAAGATAGTATCGTGGATTTGTATGATGAAAATTCATTTTGTACATTCATTTATATTGTAcgttttatgaattattttgtaATGGAGGTTAGGTAAGTCAAGTCATAATAGAATTATGATGCTCTACACTCTTAAGTAGAAAAGATTTTATATTgactataaaatatatattttggtcTAGTGATAAGTGTTTGATCTAAAAATTGGTATTAAAACATGATTACGAGTTCAATTCTCAATAGAACAATTGTTTAGGGAGAGATTCTTAAGGATTGCACAATTATCCTGTGACATAGGTCAAGTGATCAAGTCATCGTCAAATAGTTTGATTACT contains:
- the LOC108332389 gene encoding seipin-2; this encodes MDSSFQGPNNQNDQNDDVFLDALPHCPFNHCPATADTSPESSAEASILSDLNPLSPTPATTVRRRSTRRHSPAREPKKTCSDDSSSTVPGENLRSDRNLETPKENEDSPERCDSNQKKLRSSPSPSVASEEGNEESTLTTAENDDRTTDFADSAVVFGNSPINLLDYITGLVIRAIVFQINAFFVLVKCPVWLTVHAFMFFMDPFGAIRKGKGLLVDILGRVLCGVCGCIGSSAQDWLKEHKSLWNVAFRCGWGLLWSVYVCCILFALFVCSLVVSGFFVKSLVEKPFQMSQGFNFDYTKQSPFALVPVMSCDNVRSGHDSGTNVAVVSRMGRRVIPANQKVQVAVSLVVPESEYNTNLGIFQIKVDFLSFDGKTIWTATQPCMLKFISEPIRLMMTFLKIVPLVTGFISETQTLNVKLRGFVEGNVPTSCLKVTLEHRAEYPPGAGIPQIYDSSVIIESELPLIKRILWRWKMGIFVWIAMMAFMMELLFVLVCCLPIIIPRTRQGSGSAPVTGN
- the LOC108325889 gene encoding ankyrin repeat-containing protein ITN1, yielding MDRTKVEDNVNQHEPNTPKKATLVLSSSGNALLVSNSSKSLSSSKPVAGQKRYVRQVTGRHNDTELHLAARRGDSAAVREIIDVIDAQMVRTQSSCDFDAEVAAIRSAIVNDVNELGETALFIAADKGHLDVVRDILLYSSTEGISLKNDLGFDAFHIAASRGHLSIVKLLLEYDPGLMKTVTRSNATPLISAATGGHTSVVELLLSRDPNQIELSRSNGKNALHLSARQGHVDVVNLLLAKDKQLARRTDKKGQTALHMAVKGVSCEAVKSILRADAAIVMLPDKFGNTALHIATRKKRVEIVNELLLLPDTNVNALTRDHKTALDIAQSLPPSEEILQIRGSLVLNGALNANNLNQPRDEPIRNTVTQIRNDVRSQLKQTRKTNMNVNGIAMELRKLQRAGINNATNTVTVVAVLFAALAFAAIFSVPGGDFDTGAAVMEGTIPFEVFFLCNSVALFTSLAVVVVQITLVRGRTKSEMRVVKVINKMMWLASICTTVAFISASYIVLGRHHKWAAILVTVVGGVTMVGVLGAMTYYVLKSKRYQIGRKKNTFMSRSNSGSETEVEAAQIYAI